A stretch of the Sphingobacterium thalpophilum genome encodes the following:
- a CDS encoding response regulator transcription factor, protein MNAKSHILLVDDHTELLDFIADDLNEDYQITTSTNGKEALNILSSEYFDLIISDVMMPEMDGYELCKKIKEDIAYAHIPVILLTAKNSIESKIQGLEFGADAYIEKPFSPAFLRAQIASLLKNRIKVKEFFIKNPMSQIQHIGQNQPDQDFLRKIDQIITEHLDDPQFNVDKMADILCMSRPTLYRKINIVSSLSPNELINLTRLRKAAELLSLRQYKVYEISNLLGYSSATHFSRNFQKQFGLSPTEFQEAQSK, encoded by the coding sequence ATGAATGCGAAATCCCATATATTACTGGTCGATGACCATACCGAACTGCTTGATTTTATCGCCGATGATCTTAATGAAGACTACCAGATTACGACAAGCACGAATGGAAAAGAAGCATTAAACATATTGTCGTCTGAATATTTCGATCTGATCATTAGCGATGTGATGATGCCCGAGATGGATGGTTACGAGCTCTGCAAAAAAATAAAGGAAGATATTGCTTATGCCCATATTCCAGTCATTTTATTGACTGCGAAAAATAGCATTGAGTCAAAAATTCAGGGATTGGAGTTTGGCGCCGATGCGTATATCGAAAAACCCTTTTCGCCTGCATTTTTGAGAGCTCAGATCGCGAGCTTATTAAAAAACCGGATCAAAGTGAAGGAGTTTTTCATCAAAAATCCAATGTCGCAGATACAGCATATTGGTCAAAATCAGCCAGATCAGGATTTTCTACGAAAAATTGACCAAATCATCACGGAACATTTGGATGATCCCCAATTTAACGTAGATAAAATGGCAGATATACTTTGTATGAGCCGTCCCACGCTTTACCGGAAAATTAATATTGTATCAAGTTTGTCGCCGAATGAACTGATCAATCTGACCCGTTTACGAAAGGCTGCCGAACTACTCAGCCTACGGCAATATAAGGTTTATGAGATATCCAATCTACTGGGATATAGTTCCGCAACGCATTTCTCCCGGAACTTCCAGAAACAGTTTGGCCTCAGCCCAACTGAGTTCCAGGAAGCACAGTCCAAGTAA
- a CDS encoding DUF3823 domain-containing protein → MKKYILGTLGIIGMLSSCSLFEADNYEAPSVTLKGTVVDAQTGQPVLTDQGSEGIRVRLTELSWGNNVEHNPDFYCMPDGTFQNTKLFKGNYNITVDGPFIPLVRTDMDGKVLSDDSKNMELNGSHEIKMEVHPFLKVEWVGEPTVQDGKVKAKVRVTRAVSEAFFREKIEPMGSYNDDFLNVTDIQLFVSYSSSVGYRARDERWSSKIEYSGDSFDAKLGQVIEIESTGKIPAGRTVFVRAASRINYDTPRGTGTRRWNYNEAKRVDIP, encoded by the coding sequence ATGAAAAAATATATTTTAGGCACGTTGGGCATAATAGGTATGTTAAGTTCGTGCAGTCTTTTTGAGGCGGATAATTATGAAGCTCCCTCCGTGACGTTAAAAGGAACGGTAGTGGATGCACAGACTGGCCAGCCCGTGTTGACAGACCAGGGAAGTGAAGGGATCAGGGTTCGTCTGACTGAACTGAGCTGGGGAAATAATGTCGAACACAACCCAGATTTTTACTGTATGCCTGACGGTACGTTCCAAAATACCAAGTTATTCAAGGGTAACTATAATATCACGGTAGATGGCCCTTTTATTCCATTGGTACGGACCGATATGGACGGAAAGGTGCTGTCAGATGATAGTAAGAACATGGAGCTGAATGGTTCCCATGAGATAAAAATGGAAGTTCATCCCTTCCTTAAAGTGGAATGGGTGGGTGAGCCTACTGTACAAGATGGAAAAGTAAAAGCGAAGGTTCGGGTTACCCGTGCAGTATCTGAGGCATTTTTCCGTGAAAAGATCGAACCCATGGGAAGTTATAATGACGATTTTTTAAATGTTACGGATATTCAGCTGTTCGTTAGTTATTCCTCCTCCGTGGGATATAGAGCACGTGACGAACGTTGGTCCAGCAAAATAGAATATAGTGGTGATAGTTTTGACGCCAAGCTGGGGCAGGTGATCGAGATAGAATCTACAGGTAAGATCCCTGCTGGCCGAACGGTCTTTGTTCGCGCGGCATCCCGTATTAACTACGATACACCCCGAGGGACGGGAACACGCCGATGGAATTATAACGAAGCAAAACGTGTAGATATACCTTAA
- a CDS encoding RagB/SusD family nutrient uptake outer membrane protein codes for MKKILIILALMSAAGFTGCADLDITPKNVVTDPDLFNTTDGMDIYMARMYSLMPFEDFKYMAQWGIEFNGWLGALGIEGTGEAVTRDGISTSFTGERTAYWGRAFELLREANYLIENIPNYKDKFSEELYNHYLGEGYYVRATVFYAMARRFGGIPLVTKVLQYPNAADNLEVPRASEEETWDQIGKDYDEAIKLMMPKSPKMGYSNKFVALSFKSEAMLYAGSVAKYNETVSGRLTGLGRKTGVRVIGFDASTAKGAAQRYFSEAYTAARRVMTEGSYSLYKKKWVANDREAQYQNMVEMFSDLSSPENIYVKEYVYPTLTHSFDAFSSPFTFRSPLSAGTCPTLDFVELFDGFDKYADGTVKVTTGQSNSEGEYILYDKPMDFFKNAEPRLRAYVIFPDDIFKERRMDIRAGVYTGAAPVKPFFTDYSYATADTRYQQLNLYSGSPKTLYLSPRDGSGQQKVDYNGQQMNAAGNEGPFFDNGEATLTGFYVRKWLNTNPAKEVGEGKSDQPFILMRYAEILLNAAEAAVELKMLGVSPADGSDLLQTATDAINEIRSRAGAELLTGIISGDNTGRDIVRKERRKELAFEHKSKWDLRRWRVLHFEGRDGFWGKQKDKNLYSNTENFRFRGLYPFFSTATGKYFFDARFQWVSTKTFRYTPVDYYFEIPGGEVAKSAVIDQQPNR; via the coding sequence ATGAAAAAGATACTTATCATATTAGCATTAATGAGTGCAGCCGGCTTTACCGGATGTGCTGATCTGGATATTACACCAAAAAATGTGGTTACAGATCCAGATCTGTTTAATACAACCGATGGTATGGACATATATATGGCCCGAATGTACAGCTTAATGCCTTTTGAGGATTTCAAATATATGGCCCAATGGGGGATCGAATTTAATGGTTGGCTAGGTGCCTTGGGTATTGAAGGAACAGGAGAGGCGGTGACCCGTGATGGTATCAGCACCTCTTTTACAGGTGAACGGACAGCCTATTGGGGACGAGCATTTGAATTGCTCCGGGAGGCGAATTACCTAATCGAAAACATCCCCAACTATAAGGACAAGTTTTCTGAAGAACTGTACAACCACTATTTAGGCGAGGGATACTATGTTCGTGCTACCGTGTTTTATGCGATGGCGAGACGGTTTGGTGGTATACCGCTGGTCACTAAGGTTTTACAGTATCCAAATGCCGCGGACAATCTGGAGGTACCGCGTGCTTCGGAGGAAGAGACTTGGGATCAGATAGGGAAAGATTACGACGAGGCTATTAAGTTAATGATGCCCAAAAGCCCCAAAATGGGATATTCCAATAAATTCGTAGCGTTATCTTTCAAGTCCGAAGCCATGCTTTATGCGGGAAGTGTAGCCAAATACAATGAAACTGTCTCCGGCCGTTTGACTGGCCTTGGACGAAAGACTGGGGTGCGGGTTATCGGCTTTGATGCAAGTACTGCAAAAGGGGCTGCCCAAAGATATTTTTCAGAGGCTTATACGGCTGCCAGGCGGGTTATGACGGAGGGTAGTTACTCCTTATATAAAAAGAAATGGGTAGCGAACGATAGGGAAGCCCAGTACCAAAATATGGTGGAAATGTTCAGCGACTTGAGCAGTCCTGAAAACATCTACGTGAAAGAATATGTATATCCGACGCTAACACATAGTTTTGACGCATTCAGTTCGCCTTTCACATTTAGATCTCCACTTTCAGCGGGCACATGTCCTACTCTTGATTTTGTAGAGCTTTTTGATGGATTTGACAAGTATGCTGATGGAACAGTGAAAGTAACGACCGGGCAGAGCAATAGTGAGGGAGAATACATCCTCTATGACAAACCCATGGATTTCTTTAAAAATGCAGAGCCTCGGCTACGGGCTTATGTGATCTTTCCTGATGACATCTTTAAAGAGCGCAGGATGGATATACGAGCGGGTGTTTATACTGGTGCAGCTCCCGTTAAACCATTTTTTACAGACTATTCCTACGCCACAGCGGACACGCGGTATCAGCAATTGAATCTCTACTCGGGTTCACCTAAGACGTTGTATTTAAGTCCTAGAGACGGAAGCGGTCAGCAAAAAGTGGATTACAACGGACAACAAATGAATGCTGCTGGAAACGAAGGACCGTTTTTTGATAATGGCGAGGCGACTTTGACAGGTTTCTATGTTCGTAAATGGCTCAATACCAATCCTGCAAAAGAAGTGGGTGAGGGGAAGTCAGACCAACCTTTTATATTGATGCGTTATGCGGAGATATTGCTAAATGCTGCGGAAGCGGCGGTAGAACTGAAAATGCTAGGGGTTAGTCCCGCGGATGGCAGCGATTTGTTGCAGACCGCTACCGATGCTATCAATGAAATCCGTTCGCGTGCGGGGGCCGAGCTACTTACCGGGATAATTTCGGGCGATAACACAGGGCGAGATATTGTTAGGAAAGAACGTCGCAAGGAGCTTGCATTTGAGCACAAATCCAAATGGGACTTGAGGCGTTGGCGGGTATTGCATTTCGAAGGACGAGATGGATTCTGGGGCAAACAAAAGGATAAAAACCTGTATAGTAATACTGAAAATTTCAGATTCAGAGGACTTTATCCTTTCTTCTCTACCGCGACAGGAAAATATTTTTTTGATGCACGTTTCCAATGGGTAAGTACAAAGACATTTCGCTATACGCCTGTTGATTATTATTTTGAAATACCTGGCGGAGAAGTAGCGAAAAGTGCGGTTATTGATCAACAGCCTAACCGCTAG
- a CDS encoding SusC/RagA family TonB-linked outer membrane protein — MKKDIGKTRRRLGSLLMLVALGMPSVGWAQQKNISGKVLDSNNKPIAGVTVSVQNAGTRIETTTDADGNYHIVVPEGKTILFKSIGFNAKEELTAGKTTINVVLQSDDTQLETVVVVGYGTQRKQSLTGAVASVKGTEMRQTKNENPQNMLAGRVAGVRVWQKSAEPGAYSANFDVRGLGAPLVVIDGVPRTAEDFQRLNPADIEDVSVLKDASAAIYGVRSANGVVLVTTKKGKEGRTSISYNGSYTFQKPSGMPVLADAISAMTIYNERSMNNINGGSLIYTEKDFEDFRNGTRRSSDWTSLLFSKYSPQTQHDISISGGSNKIQYYIGGGYSYQQGFFKSGDLNYNKYNLRSNINAELAKGLKLELNLSGMADQQNNPYTSSVDIIRNYWKQGMLFPAYADPENTLLNYEGLDLEQNTLAMFDSDISGYRKFKKKTLQSSAALNYDLSNISPALGGFSAKALISYDYRTDNNAMFRKEYYQYAFNKNTGGYDRKLYNLSSPNQMKREFFDKQQILGQFILNYDRTFSGQHKVSGVIGWETQKNDGDNFYGLKNLAFATDLLSAGVENGQMTSMYNGVTDYYDEAKSALFGRANYDFGGRYIAEFQFRYDGSSRFAKGHQWGFFPSASVGWRLSEEPFFKSIEELSFVNQLKFRASYGVLGDDQFPDWDFGWLPGYVYPATGDNAENGYNNHYAPGYIFGGKYITGVSRKPIANTAITWYKAKTFNVGMDFEGWNGLFGFTLDYFERTRSGLFQRRTSELPTVIGATAPLENANSDRHMGLELELKHRNRINDFAYNIRAIATVTRNKYLTAVQNGPYKNSYDRWRNDNFNNRYQGIQFGYESAGRFESWEDIWTYPIYKERDVLPGDYKYLDWNGDGEINGQDEHPFAFDQTPWLNYSMNIETSYKNFDMSLLFQGSALGSMEYKEPLYAIWGSNGGGTLEQYLDRWHPVDPTADPYDPATEWVEGYYAFTGRYPKSNSEFNRVSTAYLRLKSAELGYTFPNLSASSTMRLRVYANAYNLFTITGVRFVDPEHPDDDLGRMYPLNKTYSLGVSLTF, encoded by the coding sequence ATGAAAAAGGATATAGGGAAAACAAGGCGGCGGCTTGGCTCCTTGCTGATGCTTGTGGCACTAGGTATGCCGTCTGTCGGATGGGCCCAACAGAAAAACATAAGCGGTAAAGTTCTCGACAGCAATAATAAACCGATCGCTGGTGTAACTGTTTCAGTCCAGAATGCTGGTACCCGTATTGAGACCACGACAGATGCGGATGGCAATTACCATATTGTGGTCCCGGAGGGTAAAACGATTCTATTTAAATCGATTGGCTTTAACGCAAAAGAAGAGCTTACGGCGGGCAAGACCACAATAAATGTGGTGTTACAAAGCGACGATACACAGTTAGAAACAGTTGTCGTTGTCGGTTACGGAACGCAGAGAAAGCAATCGTTGACCGGAGCAGTCGCATCGGTAAAGGGAACGGAAATGCGGCAGACAAAAAACGAGAATCCCCAGAATATGCTGGCCGGACGGGTGGCGGGAGTTCGCGTGTGGCAAAAAAGTGCAGAACCAGGTGCGTATAGTGCCAATTTCGACGTACGTGGATTAGGTGCACCTTTAGTAGTGATTGACGGGGTGCCACGTACTGCAGAGGATTTTCAGCGACTTAACCCTGCTGATATTGAGGATGTTTCGGTGCTTAAAGATGCATCGGCAGCGATTTATGGTGTCCGGTCGGCGAATGGTGTCGTTTTGGTAACGACAAAGAAGGGGAAAGAGGGGCGGACCAGCATTAGCTATAATGGGTCCTATACCTTTCAAAAGCCGTCCGGTATGCCGGTATTGGCGGATGCGATAAGCGCAATGACTATTTACAATGAAAGATCAATGAACAATATCAATGGTGGTAGCCTGATCTATACCGAAAAAGATTTTGAAGATTTCCGAAACGGTACACGGCGCTCTTCGGATTGGACTTCGTTGTTATTTTCCAAATACTCGCCCCAGACACAACATGACATTAGCATTTCTGGCGGAAGTAATAAAATTCAATATTATATCGGTGGTGGCTATTCTTACCAGCAGGGCTTTTTTAAATCGGGCGACCTGAACTATAATAAATACAACTTACGCTCGAATATTAATGCTGAATTGGCTAAAGGACTAAAATTAGAATTGAATCTCAGCGGTATGGCCGATCAGCAAAACAACCCATATACAAGTTCAGTGGATATCATACGCAATTATTGGAAGCAGGGAATGTTGTTTCCCGCGTATGCAGATCCGGAAAATACCTTGCTGAATTACGAAGGCCTCGATCTGGAACAAAATACACTTGCAATGTTCGACTCGGATATCTCGGGCTACCGGAAGTTTAAAAAGAAAACGTTGCAATCATCTGCTGCCCTGAATTATGACTTGAGCAACATATCGCCGGCTCTCGGGGGATTTTCTGCTAAGGCATTGATCAGTTATGATTATCGTACAGATAATAATGCGATGTTTAGGAAAGAATATTATCAGTACGCCTTTAACAAGAATACGGGCGGCTACGATCGTAAACTGTATAACCTAAGCAGTCCCAATCAGATGAAACGGGAGTTTTTCGATAAGCAGCAGATATTGGGGCAATTTATCTTAAACTATGACCGTACTTTCTCGGGGCAGCATAAGGTGTCGGGAGTCATTGGCTGGGAGACACAGAAGAATGACGGAGACAATTTCTATGGTTTAAAAAATCTCGCATTCGCCACCGACCTACTATCTGCAGGTGTAGAAAATGGACAGATGACCTCCATGTACAATGGAGTAACAGATTATTATGACGAGGCTAAATCTGCTTTGTTCGGAAGGGCAAATTATGATTTTGGTGGTCGTTACATAGCGGAATTTCAATTTCGGTATGACGGATCATCACGTTTTGCAAAAGGTCATCAATGGGGGTTCTTCCCATCGGCCTCAGTAGGTTGGCGGTTGTCCGAAGAACCGTTTTTCAAGTCCATTGAAGAGCTTTCTTTTGTCAATCAGCTAAAGTTCAGAGCAAGTTATGGTGTCCTCGGAGACGATCAGTTCCCTGATTGGGATTTTGGCTGGTTGCCTGGATACGTCTACCCAGCAACCGGCGACAACGCCGAGAACGGGTATAACAATCATTATGCACCGGGCTATATCTTTGGCGGAAAGTATATTACAGGCGTCAGCCGTAAACCCATTGCGAATACGGCTATCACATGGTATAAAGCAAAAACCTTTAATGTGGGAATGGATTTTGAAGGATGGAATGGCCTCTTTGGGTTTACCTTAGATTATTTTGAACGAACCCGGTCGGGCTTATTTCAACGGCGGACAAGCGAGCTGCCCACTGTGATCGGGGCAACCGCTCCTCTGGAAAATGCGAATAGCGACCGGCATATGGGTTTGGAACTAGAACTGAAACACCGCAATCGGATCAATGATTTCGCTTATAATATTCGTGCGATTGCTACAGTAACTAGAAATAAGTACCTGACAGCCGTACAGAATGGACCCTATAAAAACTCCTACGATCGCTGGCGTAATGACAATTTCAACAATAGATATCAAGGCATACAGTTTGGTTATGAATCTGCTGGAAGATTCGAAAGTTGGGAAGATATCTGGACTTATCCGATTTACAAAGAACGTGATGTTTTACCTGGAGATTACAAATATTTGGACTGGAATGGTGATGGAGAGATCAATGGACAGGATGAACATCCTTTCGCTTTTGATCAGACGCCTTGGCTCAACTATAGCATGAACATCGAGACTTCCTATAAGAATTTTGATATGAGTTTACTATTCCAAGGCTCCGCCCTTGGCTCTATGGAATACAAAGAACCGTTATATGCTATTTGGGGGTCAAACGGTGGAGGTACATTAGAGCAATATCTGGATCGCTGGCATCCTGTTGATCCTACTGCAGACCCTTATGATCCCGCAACGGAATGGGTGGAGGGGTATTATGCTTTTACAGGTCGGTATCCTAAATCAAACTCCGAGTTCAATCGCGTCAGTACAGCGTATTTACGGTTGAAGAGCGCCGAATTGGGATATACGTTTCCTAATCTAAGTGCCTCGTCTACTATGCGTTTACGCGTATACGCTAATGCATACAATTTATTCACGATAACAGGAGTGCGTTTTGTGGATCCGGAACATCCCGATGACGACTTAGGCCGTATGTATCCCTTGAATAAAACCTACTCACTTGGCGTATCGCTTACTTTTTAG
- a CDS encoding glycoside hydrolase family 76 protein yields MKVFKKLQFSLVASLSMILVQHSHAAPVCPFPLVNTNTAHPLAQDQNLMRAMELVNRSVDVYFTADGHIMHRFYNPDTKMRTEEKASVWMYSASIEAVNAILRALQLQKDQGNEVLFDQYYDQYVQLLDKLHDHAAYYLGTFRLISFTQTRDWTVYAVDRAAQKGAANVTGVLNVYDDQMWLIRELIEAYHLTGKEAYLNEAEYLTAYVLDGWDCTLNDQGAENGGIPWGPGYVTKHACSNGPMISPLVWLHEIYKNKTDLVEHNYVDAHDRKTRHSKMVPKSSFYLDFAKRIYAWQKEHLLNENGVYDDMMGDCYPDCTIAYEVVNGKKYRKNTQLRRAVGTAFSYNSGTMISGAADLYRATKSEVYLEDGKRLANASFQYFAKLGSQIPGHYTYASDGFNNWFNVVLLKGFFQIYPLYGQTGKFMDSFQQNLDYGYRHFLRSGFLPADLLGGWYADQNKNNIEGMFMFAYATQYALLSQYHTVNRK; encoded by the coding sequence ATGAAAGTGTTTAAAAAGCTACAATTTTCGCTTGTTGCTTCCTTATCAATGATATTGGTGCAGCATAGTCATGCAGCGCCAGTCTGTCCTTTTCCACTTGTCAATACGAATACGGCACATCCGCTGGCGCAAGATCAGAACCTGATGCGTGCCATGGAGCTGGTGAATCGATCAGTAGATGTCTATTTTACGGCAGACGGGCACATTATGCATCGTTTTTATAATCCCGATACAAAGATGCGCACGGAGGAAAAAGCAAGTGTCTGGATGTATTCTGCCTCGATTGAAGCTGTAAATGCAATCCTCCGTGCTCTTCAATTACAAAAAGATCAGGGAAACGAGGTGCTATTCGACCAATATTATGATCAGTATGTCCAATTATTAGATAAACTACATGATCATGCAGCTTATTATTTAGGCACGTTCCGTCTAATTTCGTTCACACAGACACGAGATTGGACAGTATACGCGGTAGACCGCGCTGCACAAAAAGGAGCTGCAAATGTAACTGGAGTGTTAAACGTTTATGACGATCAGATGTGGCTCATCCGCGAGCTGATTGAAGCGTATCACTTGACAGGAAAAGAGGCGTATCTCAACGAAGCGGAATACCTTACTGCATATGTACTGGATGGTTGGGATTGTACACTAAATGATCAAGGTGCGGAAAATGGAGGCATTCCTTGGGGCCCCGGGTATGTGACCAAGCATGCCTGCAGCAATGGCCCAATGATTAGTCCACTGGTATGGCTGCACGAGATCTATAAAAACAAAACAGACCTTGTCGAGCACAATTACGTTGATGCGCATGATAGAAAGACACGCCATTCTAAAATGGTACCGAAAAGCTCTTTTTATTTGGATTTTGCTAAAAGGATTTATGCGTGGCAAAAAGAACATTTACTAAACGAAAATGGCGTGTACGACGATATGATGGGAGATTGCTATCCGGACTGTACAATTGCCTATGAAGTGGTCAACGGAAAGAAATATCGTAAAAATACGCAGCTGCGTAGAGCGGTCGGTACAGCATTCTCCTATAACAGCGGAACAATGATATCAGGAGCTGCGGATCTGTATCGTGCGACCAAATCCGAGGTTTACCTTGAAGACGGCAAAAGACTGGCTAATGCGAGTTTCCAGTACTTTGCTAAGCTGGGAAGCCAAATTCCGGGTCATTATACCTATGCGTCAGACGGATTTAACAATTGGTTTAACGTGGTGTTGCTGAAGGGATTTTTCCAGATCTATCCGTTGTATGGGCAAACCGGGAAGTTTATGGATTCTTTCCAGCAAAATCTGGACTACGGTTATCGCCATTTCTTACGTTCTGGATTTTTACCAGCTGATTTGCTTGGAGGCTGGTATGCGGATCAAAACAAGAATAATATCGAGGGCATGTTTATGTTCGCTTATGCGACACAGTATGCGCTATTGTCGCAATATCATACGGTAAATAGAAAATAA
- a CDS encoding kelch repeat-containing protein, producing MFDKKDVSFEQQFTLSFQLSIYGSNSLGNIFRVKNTDSHTIYNLFYDEEAGNCIFRLNEEGKSSLITAKIDQQLLFREEWITIQLTFDLQQQVFKLKIQNQTFQSPKVSLPKSYRPHVIFGKSDYLIDVPKMSIKNVSIGTSSNTYLFPLKENKGNIVHTADGSNYGYVVNPTWLIVDSYKWKNLFISKSLSQAGSSYNQRTKEIYYFNQDSIEIYNVRTNERRKIAFGNPCPVKLVLANHFIDPSTNKLYVYELFYPARYQGPTVASLDLTHFEWKVESYDLLKTELNHHGTFYDIENKLFYIFGGYGNMTYSSQFYRYDLGSGRWETINDWSGDKILPRYFLSAGQTSNKRTAYIFGGMGNESGEHIVGRKYLYDFYQIDLDNKKIIKKWDLPWNDKHIVPARGLVFPDSNHFFALCYPEYLTKSNIQLYCFDMKDGRFDVLGDSIPIYSDKISTHAQLYYDQQLGRLLVLVQESKDDIQSTLKVYSLNMPAISLSELNSFPAKTRSLNTLLAILILCGAFGVTMYFLRKRKRALIVDSTEEFQRAAMIPSTHPIDSFAGTIDHEPKLANAIFLFGEFRAIDRNNRDVSHLFSTKLKQAFCLILSQPSGISSRAFSQNMWPDKSEDKVKNSRGVTINHLRKALGEFEGIELLYKQGKFRIEHTDPFYCDYLDCIRLTSDFTRTYANELIQIIQRGKFLQGLDHPIFDMLKSAMEQRLLPILLAELQQTAAEHQYKRSVAIAHTIFLLDPLNEQALFAEIKALINANQKSQAQIKFREFCLTYRQTMNEDFPYNFDDIT from the coding sequence ATGTTTGATAAAAAGGACGTCTCTTTCGAACAACAATTTACACTCTCGTTTCAATTATCGATTTATGGTTCCAATTCCTTAGGCAATATCTTCAGGGTTAAGAATACTGACAGTCATACAATCTATAATTTGTTCTACGACGAAGAAGCCGGAAATTGCATTTTTCGACTGAATGAAGAAGGTAAGAGCAGTTTAATCACTGCTAAAATCGATCAGCAGCTCTTGTTTCGTGAAGAATGGATTACTATTCAACTGACATTTGATCTGCAGCAGCAAGTATTCAAATTAAAAATTCAGAACCAGACTTTTCAGTCTCCTAAGGTCAGTCTGCCGAAAAGTTACCGTCCACATGTTATATTCGGGAAGAGCGACTATCTGATCGACGTACCTAAGATGTCCATCAAGAATGTTTCGATTGGCACCTCAAGTAATACGTACCTATTTCCATTGAAGGAAAACAAAGGCAATATTGTCCATACAGCGGATGGTTCTAATTATGGTTATGTTGTCAATCCAACTTGGCTGATTGTGGATTCGTATAAATGGAAAAATCTATTTATCAGCAAATCGCTCTCTCAGGCCGGATCCAGCTATAACCAACGTACCAAAGAGATTTATTATTTCAATCAGGATTCTATTGAAATCTATAATGTCAGAACTAACGAAAGGAGAAAAATTGCATTTGGCAACCCTTGTCCCGTAAAGCTGGTATTGGCAAACCATTTTATAGATCCATCGACGAATAAATTATATGTCTACGAACTTTTTTATCCAGCACGTTATCAGGGGCCTACCGTAGCCAGTTTGGACTTAACGCATTTTGAGTGGAAGGTAGAAAGCTATGATTTATTGAAAACAGAGCTGAATCATCATGGTACATTTTACGACATAGAGAACAAACTGTTCTATATCTTTGGTGGCTACGGCAATATGACCTACAGTAGCCAGTTCTACCGATACGATTTAGGTTCGGGCAGATGGGAGACTATCAATGACTGGTCGGGAGATAAAATTCTACCGCGGTACTTCTTGTCTGCTGGACAAACTTCAAATAAGCGGACAGCTTATATTTTCGGTGGTATGGGAAACGAATCGGGTGAACATATAGTCGGTCGAAAATACCTCTATGATTTCTACCAAATCGATCTAGACAACAAGAAAATCATAAAAAAATGGGATCTCCCGTGGAACGACAAGCACATTGTGCCAGCACGCGGCCTGGTATTTCCGGACAGCAACCATTTCTTTGCATTATGTTATCCGGAATATCTGACCAAATCAAATATTCAACTATACTGTTTTGACATGAAAGATGGCCGTTTTGACGTTCTAGGCGATTCGATTCCAATTTACTCGGATAAAATAAGTACGCATGCGCAGCTTTATTATGACCAGCAGCTGGGAAGGCTTTTAGTATTGGTACAAGAGTCAAAAGACGATATACAATCTACCTTAAAGGTATATTCGCTCAATATGCCTGCCATAAGCTTAAGCGAATTAAACAGTTTTCCTGCGAAAACGCGAAGTCTAAACACGCTTTTGGCCATTCTAATATTGTGTGGTGCTTTTGGTGTTACAATGTACTTTCTACGAAAACGGAAGCGGGCGTTAATCGTGGATTCAACAGAAGAATTTCAGCGCGCAGCCATGATCCCTTCAACACATCCTATAGACTCTTTTGCGGGGACTATAGACCATGAACCCAAATTAGCAAACGCAATCTTTCTATTTGGCGAATTCCGCGCTATTGACCGTAATAATAGAGACGTCTCTCATTTGTTCAGTACAAAACTAAAGCAGGCGTTTTGCCTGATACTATCACAGCCTTCTGGTATAAGCTCCCGGGCCTTTAGCCAAAACATGTGGCCTGATAAATCAGAGGACAAAGTAAAAAATTCAAGGGGTGTAACAATAAATCATTTAAGGAAGGCCCTGGGAGAATTTGAGGGAATCGAACTACTGTACAAGCAGGGAAAGTTCAGGATAGAGCATACAGATCCATTCTATTGCGATTATTTGGACTGCATTCGACTAACATCCGACTTCACCCGCACCTATGCAAACGAATTAATACAGATTATACAGCGGGGCAAGTTCTTACAGGGACTGGATCACCCCATATTCGACATGCTAAAATCGGCAATGGAACAGCGCTTATTACCGATTTTATTAGCGGAGCTGCAACAGACTGCCGCCGAACACCAGTACAAAAGAAGCGTGGCTATTGCACACACGATATTTTTATTGGACCCCTTAAACGAACAAGCTTTATTTGCTGAAATTAAAGCACTTATCAATGCTAATCAAAAGAGTCAGGCACAAATCAAATTCAGGGAGTTTTGTCTCACTTATAGACAAACTATGAATGAAGATTTTCCTTATAATTTTGACGATATAACATAA